A DNA window from Brassica napus cultivar Da-Ae chromosome C1, Da-Ae, whole genome shotgun sequence contains the following coding sequences:
- the LOC106362649 gene encoding protein PHLOEM PROTEIN 2-LIKE A2-like isoform X1: MMEFDIQKYWIEGKAKKNCFMLYARDIAISLAEFQTNNNWSWFTDIDQTSSDARIEVAKLEWVAWLEVFGNFEMENLTPNSLYEVVFVVKLVDPAQGWEVPVNFKPVLPTGETKERQENMTMLGRNRWVEILAGEFRTSPEYIFGKIEFSMYEVKGGLWKSGLVVKGVANPRIKILNFVSLNNKIEYESYYDLCTSYK, encoded by the exons atgatgGAATTTGATATTCAGAAGTACTGGATAGAGGGTAAAGCTAAGAAGAACTGCTTCATGTTGTACGCGAGAGATATAGCGATTTCATTGGCTGAGTTTCAAACAAATAATAACTGGAGTTGGTTTACTGATATAGACCAAACATCCAG TGATGCAAGAATTGAGGTTGCAAAGCTGGAATGGGTAGCTTGGTTAGAAGTGTTTGGAAACTTCGAGATGGAGAATCTAACTCCCAACAGTTTGTACGAGGTTGTGTTTGTGGTTAAGCTGGTTGATCCTGCGCAGGGATGGGAAGTTCCGGTTAACTTCAAACCGGTTTTACCGACAGGAGAAACCAAAGAGCGGCAAGAGAATATGACTATGTTAGGAAGAAACCGGTGGGTGGAGATTCTGGCCGGTGAGTTCAGGACATCGCCGGAATATATTTTCGGGAAGATTGAGTTTTCGATGTATGAGGTTAAAGGTGGGTTGTGGAAGTCCGGTCTGGTTGTGAAAGGTGTTGCTAACCCaagaatcaaaatattaaattttgtaagctTAAACAATAAAATTGAATACGAAAGTTACTATGATCTATGTACATCATATAAATGA
- the LOC106365924 gene encoding lecithin-cholesterol acyltransferase-like 4 yields MAILLEEIIRSVEAFLKLKNSTQKPYVDPNLDPVLLVPGIAGSILNAVDHDSGKEERVWVRIFGADHEFRTKMWSRFDPSTGKTISLDPKTSIVVPQERAGLLAIDVLDPDLIVGRESVFYFHEMITEMLGWGFEEGKTLFGFGYDFRQSNRLQEAMDLFAKKLESVYKASGEKKINVISHSMGGLLVKCFMSLHSDIFENYVQNWIAIAAPFRGAPGYITSTLLNGMSFVNGWEQNFFVSKWSMHQLLIECPSIYELMCCPYFKWELPPVLELWREKESNDGVGASGVVLESYRSLESLEVFTKSLCDNKADYCGEPIDLPFNWKIMEWAHETKRVLHNAELPPKVKFYNIYGTNLATPHSVCYGNEKMPVKDLTDLRYFQPTYICVDGDGTVPVESAMADGLEAVARVGVPGEHRGILNDHRVFRMLKQWLNVGEPDPFYNPINDYVILPTTFEMEEHHENGVEVASVKETWDIISDGNNKNDATAASTVSSISVSRTGDDQNPQGEARATLTVHPQGDGRQHVELNAVSVSVDA; encoded by the exons ATGGCCATACTGCTGGAAGAGATCATTCGATCAGTCGAAGCCTTTCTGAAGCTCAAAAACTCGACCCAGAAACCCTACGTCGACCCGAATCTCGACCCGGTTCTTCTCGTTCCGGGTATCGCCGGCTCTATTCTCAACGCCGTTGATCATGACTCCGGGAAAGAGGAGCGTGTTTGGGTCAGAATCTTCGGCGCCGATCACGAGTTTCGGACCAAGATGTGGTCTCGATTCGATCCTTCAACAG GGAAGACGATATCTCTCGACCCGAAGACGAGTATTGTGGTTCCGCAAGAGAGAGCTGGGTTACTTGCAATTGATGTCTTAGACCCTGATCTG ATTGTTGGGCGTGAGTCTGTGTTTTATTTCCATGAGATGATTACTGAGATGCTCGGATGGGGTTTCGAAGAAGGGAAGactctttttggttttggttatgATTTTCGCCAAAGCAACAG GCTGCAAGAAGCTATGGACTTGTTTGCGAAAAAGTTGGAGTCAGTTTACAAAGCTTCAGGAGAGAAGAAGATTAATGTTATTAGTCATTCTATGGGAGGCCTGTTGGTGAAATGTTTCATGAGTCTCCACAGTGAT ATATTTGAGAATTATGTACAGAATTGGATTGCTATTGCTGCTCCATTCCGAG GTGCTCCTGGATACATCACATCAACTTTACTTAATGGAATGTCATTTGTCAATGGCTGGGAACAAAACTTTTTCGTCTCAAAATGGAGTATGCATCAACTG CTTATTGAGTGTCCATCTATATACGAGCTGATGTGTTGCCCGTATTTCAAATGGGAACTTCCTCCGGTTCTAGAGCTgtggagagagaaagagagcaaTGATGGAGTTGGAGCCTCTGGTGTTGTTCTAGAGTCTTACCGTAGTCTAGAAAGCCTTGAAGTGTTTACCAAATCTCTTTGTGATAATAAA GCTGATTATTGTGGAGAGCCTATCGATCTTCCTTTTAACTGGAAGATCATGGAGTGGGCTCACGAAACCAAGAGAGTGTTACACAACGCCGAGCTTCCTCCTAAAGTTAAATTCTATAACATTTATGGGACCAATCTCGCAACCCCTCATAGTGTTTG CTATGGGAATGAGAAGATGCCTGTCAAAGATCTAACGGACCTAAGATACTTCCAG CCGACGTATATATGTGTTGACGGTGATGGCACAGTCCCGGTGGAATCTGCAATG GCGGATGGGCTTGAAGCAGTAGCGAGAGTTGGAGTCCCCGGTGAGCACAGAGGAATCCTCAACGACCACCGTGTCTTCCGGATGCTCAAACAATGGCTAAACGTAGGAGAGCCTGACCCGTTCTACAACCCTATAAACGATTACGTCATCCTTCCCACCACATTCGAGATGGAGGAACACCACGAGAACGGAGTCGAGGTTGCTTCAGTGAAAGAAACGTGGGACATCATATCAGACGGCAACAACAAGAATGATGCCACAGCAGCGTCAACAGTGAGCTCCATATCGGTTTCTCGAACTGGAGATGATCAAAACCCTCAAGGTGAAGCTCGTGCAACGTTGACAGTCCATCCACAAGGCGATGGTAGACAACATGTCGAGCTTAATGCTGTTTCTGTCTCTGTTGATGCATAA
- the LOC106365926 gene encoding pre-mRNA-processing-splicing factor 8A, translating into MWNNNDAMPLAPPGTGGSMIPPPHPSYTALPPHPSNPTAPPVEPTPEEAEAKLEEKARKWMQLNSKRYGDKRKFGFVETQKEDMPPEHVRKIIRDHGDMSSKKFRHDKRVYLGALKFVPHAVFKLLENMPMPWEQVRDVKVLYHITGAITFVNEIPWVVEPIYMAQWGTMWIMMRREKRDRRHFKRMRFPPFDDEEPPLDYADNLLDVDPLEPIQLELDEEEDSAVHTWFYDHKPLVKTKLINGPSYRKWNLSLPIMATLHRLAGQLLSDLIDRNYFYLFDMPSFFTAKALNMCIPGGPKFEPLYRDMEKGDEDWNEFNDINKLIIRSPLRTEYRIGFPHLYNNRPRKVKLCVYHSPMVMYIKTEDPDLPAFYYDPLLHPISNTNKERRERNVFEDDGEDEFILPEGVEPLLKDTHLYTDTTAAGISLLFAPRPFNMRSGRTRRSEDIPLVSEWFKEHCPPAYPVKVRVSYQKLLKCYVLNELHHRPPKAQKKKHLFRSLAATKFFQSTELDWVEVGLQVCRQGYNMLNLLIHRKNLNYLHLDYNFNLKPVKTLTTKERKKSRFGNAFHLCREILRLTKLVVDANVQFRLGNVDAFQLADGLQYIFSHVGQLTGMYRYKYRLMRQIRMCKDLKHLIYYRFNTGPVGKGPGCGFWAPMWRVWLFFLRGIVPLLERWLGNLLARQFEGRHSKGVAKTVTKQRVESHFDLELRAAVMHDVLDAMPEGIKQNKARTILQHLSEAWRCWKANIPWKVPGLPVPIENMILRYVKSKADWWTNVAHYNRERIRRGATVDKTVCRKNLGRLTRLWLKAEQERQHNYLKDGPYVTPEEALAIYTTTVHWLESRKFSPIPFPPLSYKHDTKLLILALERLKESYSVAVRLNQQQREELGLIEQAYDNPHEALSRIKRHLLTQRGFKEVGIEFMDLYSYLIPVYEIEPLEKITDAYLDQYLWYEGDKRHLFPNWIKPADSEPPPLLVYKWCQGINNLQGIWDTGDGQCVVMLQTKFEKFFEKIDLTMLNRLLRLVLDHNIADYVSAKNNVVLSYKDMSHTNSYGLIRGLQFASFVVQFYGLLLDLLLLGLTRASEIAGPPQMPNEFMTFWDTKVETRHPIRLYSRYIDKVHIMFKFTHEEARDLIQRYLTEHPDPNNENMVGYNNKKCWPRDARMRLMKHDVNLGRSVFWDMKNRLPRSITTLEWENGFVSVYSKDNPNLLFSMCGFEVRILPKIRMTQEAFSNTRDGVWNLQNEQTKERTAVAFLRVDDEHMKVFENRARQILMSSGSTTFTKIVNKWNTALIGLMTYFREATVHTQELLDLLVKCENKIQTRIKIGLNSKMPSRFPPVIFYTPKEIGGLGMLSMGHILIPQSDLRYSKQTDVGVTHFRSGMSHEEDQLIPNLYRYIQPWESEFIDSQRVWAEYALKRQEAQAQNRRLTLEDLEDSWDRGIPRINTLFQKDRHTLAYDKGWRVRTDFKQYQVLKQNPFWWTHQRHDGKLWNLNNYRTDVIQALGGVEGILEHTLFKGTYFPTWEGLFWEKASGFEESMKYKKLTNAQRSGLNQIPNRRFTLWWSPTINRANVYVGFQVQLDLTGIFMHGKIPTLKISLIQIFRAHLWQKIHESVVMDLCQVLDQELDALEIETVQKETIHPRKSYKMNSSCADVLLFAAHKWPMSKPSLVAESKDVFDQKASNKYWIDVQLRWGDYDSHDIERYTRAKFMDYTTDNMSIYPSPTGVMIGLDLAYNLHSAFGNWFPGSKPLLAQAMNKIMKSNPALYVLRERIRKGLQLYSSEPTEPYLSSQNYGEIFSNQIIWFVDDTNVYRVTIHKTFEGNLTTKPINGAIFIFNPRTGQLFLKVIHTSVWAGQKRLGQLAKWKTAEEVAALVRSLPVEEQPKQVIVTRKGMLDPLEVHLLDFPNIVIKGSELQLPFQACLKIEKFGDLILKATEPQMVLFNIYDDWLKSISSYTAFSRLILILRALHVNNEKAKMLLKPDKSVVTEPHHIWPSLTDDQWMKVEVALRDLILSDYAKKNNVNTSALTQSEIRDIILGAEITPPSQQRQQIAEIEKQAKEASQINAVTTRTTNVHGEELIVTTVSPYEQTAFGSKTDWRVRAISATNLYLRVNHIYVNSDDIKETGYTYIMPKNVLKKFICIADLRTQIAGYLYGISPPDNPQVKEIRCVVMVPQWGSHQHLNLPSALPEHEFLNDLEPLGWLHTQPNELPQLSPQDVTSHSRILENNKQWDGEKCIILTCSFTPGSCSLTSYKLTQTGYEWGRLNKDTGGNPHGYLPTHYEKVQMLLSDRFLGFYMVPENGPWNYNFMGVKHTVGMKYSVKLGSPKEYYHEEHRPTHFLEFSNMEEADIAEGDREDTFA; encoded by the exons ATGTGGAACAACAACGACGCTATGCCGTTAGCCCCTCCCGGCACCGGCGGCTCGATGATTCCGCCACCGCATCCTTCTTACACCGCGCTTCCGCCGCATCCTTCTAATCCGACTGCTCCGCCGGTCGAGCCTACTCCCGAGGAAGCCGAGGCGAAGCTCGAGGAGAAGGCGCGCAAGTGGATGCAGCTGAACTCGAAACGCTACGGCGACAAGAGGAAGTTCGGATTCGTGGAAACTCAGAAGGAGGACATGCCACCTGAGCACGTCAGGAAGATTATCAG GGATCATGGTGATAtgtcatcgaagaagtttcgtcaCGATAAACGTGTATACCTTGGAGCTCTTAAGTTCGTCCCTCACGCTGTTTTCAAGCTACTGGAGAATATGCCTATGCCTTGGGAGCAG GTTAGAGATGTTAAGGTTCTGTACCACATCACCGGAGCTATTACATTCGTTAACGAGATTCCATGGGTTGTGGAACCTATTTACATGGCTCAG TGGGGCACTATGTGGATTATGATGCGAAGGGAGAAGAGGGATCGTCGTCATTTCAAGAGGATGCGGTTTCCACCGTTTGATGATGAGGAGCCTCCACTGGACTACGCAGACAACTTGTTGGACGTTGATCCTCTTGAGCCGATTCAGTTGGAGCTAGACGAGGAGGAAGATTCTGCTGTACACACCTGGTTCTATGACCACAAGCCGCTAGTAAAGACTAAACTGATTAATGGTCCCAGTTACCGGAAGTGGAATCTCTCTCTTCCAATTATGGCTACCCTTCACAGACTTGCGGGCCAGTTGTTGTCGGATTTGATCGATCGCAACTACTTCTACTTGTTTGACATGCCGTCATTCTTCACCGCCAAGGCTCTGAACATGTGCATACCTG GTGGGCCTAAGTTTGAGCCTTTGTACCGTGATATGGAGAAAGGGGATGAAGACTGGAATGAGTTCAATGACATCAACAAGCTTATCATTCGTTCCCCTCTTCGAACTGAGTACAGAATAGGTTTTCCTCACCTGTACAACAATCGTCCCAGGAAAGTTAAACTCTGTGTGTATCACAGTCCTATGGTGATGTATATAAAGACCGAGGATCCTGATCTTCCTGCGTTTTATTATGATCCGTTGCTTCACCCGATAAGCAACACCAATAAGGAAAGGCGTGAAAGGAACGTTTTTGAAGatgatggtgaggatgagtttATCTTACCAGAGGGAGTGGAACCTTTACTGAAAGACACCCACCTCTACACTGACACTACAGCTGCTGGCATTTCATTGTTGTTTGCCCCACGACCTTTCAATATGAGGTCTGGGAGAACAAGGCGGTCAGAAGATATTCCCCTGGTGTCAGAGTGGTTCAAGGAGCACTG TCCTCCGGCTTATCCGGTTAAAGTTCGAGTTAGTTACCAAAAGCTTTTGAAGTGCTATGTCCTGAATGAGTTGCACCATAGACCACCTAAAGCCCAGAAGAAGAAGCACTTATTCCGCTCTCTTGCAGCTACAAAGTTTTTCCAGAGTACTGAGTTGGATTGGGTTGAAGTGGGTCTGCAAGTCTGCAGGCAGGGATATAATATGCTGAACCTGCTGATCCACAGGAAGAATTTGAACTACCTGCACCTTGACTACAACTTCAACTTgaagcctgttaaaacattgactACAAAAGAGCGAAAGAAGTCACGTTTTGGGAACGCCTTCCATCTCTGCCGTGAGATCCTCCGGCTGACAAAGCTTGTCGTTGATGCGAATGTCCAGTTCCGACTTGGAAATGTTGATGCTTTCCAATTGGCTGACGGTCTGCAGTATATTTTCTCCCATGTTGGCCAGTTGACGGGTATGTATCGTTATAAATACAGACTGATGAGGCAGATTAGGATGTGCAAGGATTTGAAGCACTTGATATATTACCGTTTCAATACCGGTCCTGTGGGTAAGGGACCAGGGTGTGGATTTTGGGCTCCAATGTGGAGGGTATGGTTGTTTTTCCTTCGTGGAATAGTTCCTCTTCTTGAACGATGGTTAGGGAATCTTCTTGCTCGTCAGTTTGAGGGGCGTCATTCAAAAGGAGTTGCCAAAACTGTCACGAAACAGAGAGTTGAAAGCCACTTCGATTTGGAACTGCGAGCTGCTGTCATGCATGACGTTCTTGATGCCATGCCAG AGGGTATCAAGCAAAACAAAGCTCGGACAATATTACAGCACCTCAGCGAGGCGTGGCGATGTTGGAAAGCTAATATCCCGTGGAAGGTCCCTGGGTTGCCCGTGCCAATTGAGAATATGATCCTGCGTTATGTCAAGTCTAAGGCTGATTGGTGGACAAATGTTGCTCACTACAATCGTGAGCGTATCAGAAGAGGGGCTACTGTTGATAAGACTGTTTGTAGAAAGAATCTGGGAAGGTTGACTCGACTTTGGCTAAAGGCTGAACAG GAACGGCAGCACAATTACCTGAAAGATGGTCCATATGTCACTCCAGAGGAAGCACTAGCAATTTATACAACTACTGTCCATTGGCTGGAATCGAGGAAATTTTCTCCAATTCCATTCCCACCATTGTCTTACAAACATGACACAAAGTTGCTTATCCTGGCCCTTGAGAGACTGAAAGAATCATACAGTGTTGCCGTGAGGTTGAATCAGCAGCAGCGAGAGGAGCTTGGTCTGATAGAACAAGCGTATGACAATCCTCATGAAGCTCTGTCACGAATTAAACGTCATCTTCTCACCCAGCGTGGCTTCAAAGAG GTTGGCATAGAGTTTATGGATCTATACAGCTACCTGATTCCAGTTTATGAGATAGAGCCTCTGGAGAAAATTACTGATGCCTACCTTGACCAATACTTGTGGTACGAGGGTGATAAGCGCCACTTGTTCCCAAACTGGATCAAGCCAGCAGACTCAGAGCCGCCACCACTTCTGGTTTACAAGTGGTGTCAAGGTATCAATAATTTACAAGGCATATGGGACACAGGAGATGGACAATGTGTGGTGATGCTCCAGACTAAGTTTGAAAAATTCTTTGAGAAGATTGATTTGACCATGTTGAACAG GCTGCTTCGTTTGGTTCTTGACCACAATATTGCGGATTATGTGTCTGCCAAGAATAACGTGGTTCTGTCTTACAAAGATATGAGTCATACTAACTCGTATGGTCTGATTAGGGGACTTCAGTTTGCATCTTTTGTTGTTCAGTTTTATGGACTATTGCTTGATCTGTTGCTTCTTGGTTTGACTCGGGCAAGTGAAATTGCTGGGCCACCACAGATGCCTAACGAGTTTATGACGTTTTGGGATACAAAAGTGGAGACACGGCATCCCATAAGACTGTATTCTCGGTATATAGACAAAGTTCATATAATGTTCAAATTTACCCATGAAGAAGCCAGAGATCTTATTCAGCGTTATCTTACTGAGCATCCTGATCCCAACAATGAAAATATGGTGGGATACAACAATAAGAAGTGCTGGCCAAGAGATGCAAGGATGAGGTTGATGAAACATGATG TCAATCTTGGTAGAAGTGTCTTCTGGGACATGAAGAATCGTCTTCCTCGGAGCATCACTACTTTGGAGTGGGAGAATGGCTTTGTCTCTGTATACAGCAAGGATAATCCCAACCTGCTCTTCAGCAT GTGTGGATTTGAAGTTCGCATACTTCCAAAAATCAGGATGACTCAGGAAGCTTTCAGCAACACAAGAGATGGTGTCTGGAATCTGCAAAATGAGCAGACCAAGGAGAGGACTGCCGTTGCTTTTCTCCGAGTTGATGATGAACATATGAAGGTGTTTGAGAATCGTGCGAGGCAGATCCTTATGTCTTCAGGATCAACCACCTTCACCAAAATTGTCAATAAATGGAATACAGCTCTAATTG GTCTCATGACTTACTTTCGTGAAGCCACTGTGCATACGCAAGAGCTCTTGGATCTACTGGTCAAGTgtgaaaacaaaattcaaactaGGATTAAGATAGGGCTGAACTCAAAGATGCCTAGTCG GTTTCCTCCAGTTATCTTCTACACTCCAAAGGAAATTGGTGGGCTGGGAATGTTGTCAATGGGTCATATTTTGATTCCCCAAAGTGACCTTCGGTACAGCAAGCAGACAGATGTTGGGGTAACCCACTTTAGGAGTGGAATGAGCCATGAGGAAGATCAGCTTATACCAAATCTATATCGTTACATACAGCCATGGGAGAGTGAGTTTATTGATTCTCAGCGGGTGTGGGCAGAGTATGCTTTAAAGCGGCAGGAAGCACAGGCCCAAAATAGGCGTCTTACATTGGAGGATTTGGAG GACTCTTGGGATAGGGGAATTCCTCGAATAAATACCCTCTTTCAGAAGGATAGGCACACGTTAGCGTATGATAAAGGTTGGAGGGTTCGGACCGACTTTAAGCAGTACCAAGTCCTCAAGCAAAATCCTTTCTGGTGGACGCACCAGAGACATGATGGGAAGCTGTGGAATTTAAACAATTACCGAACTGATGTTATCCAAGCTCTTGGAGGTGTTGAGGGTATCCTTGAGCACACTTTATTCAAGGGGACATA TTTCCCAACATGGGAGGGTCTTTTCTGGGAGAAGGCATCTGGGTTTGAGGAGTCGATGAAATATAAGAAGCTGACGAATGCACAGAGGTCTGGTCTGAACCAGATTCCAAATAGAAGATTCACGCTTTGGTGGTCGCCAACAATAAATCGAGCGAATGTTTATGTGGGTTTCCAAGTGCAGTTGGATCTGACAGGAATTTTTATGCATGGAAAGATTCCTACACTGAAGATATCTCTGATTCAGATTTTCCGTGCCCATTTGTGGCAAAAGATCCATGAGAGTGTGGTTATGGATCTTTGTCAAGTATTGGACCAAGAGTTGGATGCTTTGGAGATTGAAACTGTTCAGAAGGAGACAATTCATCCAAGGAAGAGTTATAAGATGAACAGCTCTTGCGCTGATGTTCTTCTGTTTGCTGCCCATAAATGGCCAATGTCAAAACCAAGCCTGGTTGCTGAGTCAAAGGATGTGTTCGACCAGAAAGCTAGCAACAAGTATTGGATAGATGTGCAACTTCGGTGGGGAGATTATGATTCCCATGATATTGAGCGTTATACTAGGGCCAAATTCATGGATTATACAACTGATAACATGTCAATCTATCCATCTCCAACAG GTGTAATGATTGGGCTTGATCTGGCATATAATTTACATTCTGCCTTTGGCAATTGGTTCCcaggttctaaacctcttctTGCTCAAGCGATGAACAAGATCATGAAG TCTAATCCAGCTCTGTACGTGTTGAGAGAGAGGATAAGGAAAGGTTTGCAATTGTACTCATCTGAGCCTACAGAGCCATATTTGTCATCGCAAAACTATGGTGAAATATTCAGCAATCAAATTATATGGTTTGTCGATGATACCAATGTCTATCGTGTCACAATTCACAAGACATTTGAAGGAAATTTAACAACAAAGCCTATCAATGGTGcgatctttatttttaatccaAGAACTGGGCAGCTATTCCTGAAG gTTATCCATACAAGCGTTTGGGCTGGTCAGAAGCGTCTTGGTCAGCTAGCGAAATGGAAAACTGCTGAAGAGGTGGCTGCCCTTGTGCGGTCTCTCCCTGTTGAAGAACAGCCAAAACAAGTTATTGTTACTCGCAAAGGAATGCTCGATCCCCTTGAGGTCCACTTACTGGATTTCCCCAACATTGTTATCAAGGGAAGTGAACTGCAGCTTCCGTTCCAGGCGTGCCTTAAGATTGAGAAATTTGGTGATCTGATTTTGAAGGCCACAGAACCACAGATGGTCCTATTCAATATTTATGATGATTGGTTGAAGAGTATCTCTTCTTACACTGCCTTTTCAAGACTCATTCTGATCCTTCGTGCGCTTCACGTGAATAATGAGAAGGCTAAGATGTTGTTGAAGCCCGACAAATCTGTCGTCACTGAGCCACATCACATCTGGCCCTCTCTCACTGACGACCAGTGGATGAAG GTGGAGGTAGCTCTTAGGGATCTTATCCTATCTGACTACGCAAAGAAGAACAATGTGAATACCTCAGCTCTGACACAATCAGAGATCAGAGATATTATCCTTGGAGCTGAGATTACCCCACCCTCTCAACAGAGGCAACAGAtagctgagattgagaaacag GCAAAAGAAGCCAGCCAGATTAATGCTGTCACAACCAGAACGACAAATGTTCATGGTGAGGAGCTCATTGTCACTACTGTTAGCCCCTACGAGCAAACTGCATTCGGTTCCAAGACGGATTGGCGTGTGCGTGCAATATCAGCTACCAACCTCTACCTCAGAGTCAATCACATCTACGTGAACTCGGATGACATAAAG GAGACCGGATACACATACATCATGCCGAAGAACGTCCTGAAGAAGTTCATATGCATAGCAGATCTTCGCACTCAAATTGCTGGATATCTCTATGGTATAAGCCCCCCTGATAATCCCCAGGTGAAGGAAATCCGTTGTGTTGTGATGGTGCCGCAGTGGGGAAGTCATCAGCACCTTAACCTGCCGTCAGCTCTTCCTGAGCATGAATTCTTAAATGATCTCGAGCCATTGGGATGGCTGCACACTCAACCTAACGAGCTCCCTCAGTTGTCACCACAG GATGTTACCTCTCATTCCCGCATTCTTGAGAACAACAAGCAATGGGATGGAGAAAAATGTATTATCCTGACATGCAGTTTCACACCGGGATCCTGCTCACTGACATCATATAAGTTGACCCAAACCGGATATGAGTGGGGACGTCTCAACAAGGACACAGGCGGCAATCCTCATGGCTACCTTCCCACCCATTATGAGAAGGTTCAAATGCTATTGAGTGACCGGTTCCTCGGGTTTTACATG GTTCCTGAGAACGGACCGTGGAACTACAACTTTATGGGAGTGAAGCACACGGTGGGAATGAAATACAGCGTCAAACTTGGATCCCCAAAGGAGTACTATCACGAGGAACATCGACCCACTCATTTCCTGGAGTTCAGCAACATGGAGGAGGCTGACATCGCTGAGGGAGATCGTGAAGACACCTTTGCTTGA
- the LOC106362649 gene encoding protein PHLOEM PROTEIN 2-LIKE A2-like isoform X2 — protein sequence MLYARDIAISLAEFQTNNNWSWFTDIDQTSSDARIEVAKLEWVAWLEVFGNFEMENLTPNSLYEVVFVVKLVDPAQGWEVPVNFKPVLPTGETKERQENMTMLGRNRWVEILAGEFRTSPEYIFGKIEFSMYEVKGGLWKSGLVVKGVANPRIKILNFVSLNNKIEYESYYDLCTSYK from the exons ATGTTGTACGCGAGAGATATAGCGATTTCATTGGCTGAGTTTCAAACAAATAATAACTGGAGTTGGTTTACTGATATAGACCAAACATCCAG TGATGCAAGAATTGAGGTTGCAAAGCTGGAATGGGTAGCTTGGTTAGAAGTGTTTGGAAACTTCGAGATGGAGAATCTAACTCCCAACAGTTTGTACGAGGTTGTGTTTGTGGTTAAGCTGGTTGATCCTGCGCAGGGATGGGAAGTTCCGGTTAACTTCAAACCGGTTTTACCGACAGGAGAAACCAAAGAGCGGCAAGAGAATATGACTATGTTAGGAAGAAACCGGTGGGTGGAGATTCTGGCCGGTGAGTTCAGGACATCGCCGGAATATATTTTCGGGAAGATTGAGTTTTCGATGTATGAGGTTAAAGGTGGGTTGTGGAAGTCCGGTCTGGTTGTGAAAGGTGTTGCTAACCCaagaatcaaaatattaaattttgtaagctTAAACAATAAAATTGAATACGAAAGTTACTATGATCTATGTACATCATATAAATGA